From the Theobroma cacao cultivar B97-61/B2 chromosome 2, Criollo_cocoa_genome_V2, whole genome shotgun sequence genome, one window contains:
- the LOC18609017 gene encoding mitochondrial import receptor subunit TOM20, producing the protein MEFSQSDFDRLLVAEHTRKTSELNYAKDPLDAENLTKWGGALLELAQFQTVSEAKKIINDAISKLDEALMISPSKHETLWCMGNAYSTSAFMTTNLDEAKVSFDKAAQFFQRAVDADPGNELYQKSLEVAAKAPELHMEFQKAAAGQQTMAGSPSASSTANAVKKKKSSDLKYDIFGWIILAVGIVAWVGMAKSHVPPPPPR; encoded by the exons atggaGTTTTCTCAGTCCGACTTCGATCGCCTATTAGTCGCCGAACACACTCGAAAAACCTCTGAACTTAACTACGCCAAGGACCCTCTTGACGCGGAG AATTTAACCAAATGGGGAGGAGCATTGCTCGAATTAGCTCAATTTCAGACTGTTTCCGAAGCAAAGAAGATTATAAATG ATGCAATTTCGAAATTGGATGAGGCTTTGATGATAAGTCCCTCCAAGCATGAAACTTTGTGGTGCATGGGAAATGCTTACTCCACTTCCGCATTTATGACTACCAATCTTGATGAGGCAAAGGTTTCCTTTGATAAGGCAGCTCAGTTTTTCCAAAGAGCAGTGGATGCG gATCCGGGCAATGAGCTATATCAAAAGTCTTTAGAAGTTGCAGCTAAG GCTCCAGAGCTGCATATGGAGTTCCAGAAGGCTGCAGCTGGTCAACAGACTATGGCTGGGTCACCTTCTGCTTCTTCAACTGCAAAT GCtgtgaagaagaagaagagcagTGATTTAAAGTATGACATATTTGGATGGATAATCCTTGCTGTTGGAATTGTTGCATGGGTGGGAATGGCGAAATCCCATGttcctccacctcctccaaGATAA